From Lolium perenne isolate Kyuss_39 chromosome 5, Kyuss_2.0, whole genome shotgun sequence, a single genomic window includes:
- the LOC127319580 gene encoding uncharacterized protein — MAYKEVYNELEKSFDGCEVNHISRLSNDEADVLANIGSQCVPIPPGVFWEEISERSTKGKKVLKQPNKKEMSKKDSGAPAAPETHTSEDEEEPEEVMMIQIPWMQVYLAYITKKEIPEDPVRARQVIRRSEAFTGSRENYTNEASQEYCRGASHLKKGELH; from the coding sequence ATGGCATATAAAGAggtgtacaatgaactcgagaaatcCTTCGATGGTTGCGAAGTTAACCATATCAGCAGACTCAGCAATGATGAAGCTGACGTTCTGGCAAACATCGGCTCACAGTGCGTCCCGATACCACCTGGAgtcttttgggaagagataagtgAAAGATCGACCAAGGGGAAGAAAGTACTGAAGCAGCCAAACAAAAAGGAGATGTCCAAGAAAGACTCGGGCGCTCCAGCAGCCCCAGAGACACATACATCAGAAGATGAGGAAGAACCGGAGGAAGTTATGATGATTCAAATACCCTGGATGCAGGTTTATCTGGCGTACATCACAAAGAAAGAGATACCCGAAGATCCGGTCAGAGCAAGGCAAGTTATTCGACGATCTGAAGCATTCACTGGGTCAAGGGAGAACTATACAAACGAAGCATCTCAGGAGTATTGCAGAGGTGCATCACACCTGAAGAAGGGCGAGTTACACTGA